A single region of the Aeromicrobium chenweiae genome encodes:
- a CDS encoding universal stress protein: MHVIIATDGSQQSVRAARYLRSFADPDAITSIGVIAVLSPLAAVPFAGEATKGYDDAEMSFRDAAKQATKDAAAILEGWGPRITTHVRSGNAATEIVRAAKAKDAGLIVIASQSSRAEAVLMGSVAHKVLNNATCPVLVVRPGAKTKKPAKAAKHK; this comes from the coding sequence ATGCACGTCATCATCGCCACCGACGGTTCCCAGCAGTCAGTGCGCGCCGCGCGCTACCTGCGCAGCTTCGCCGACCCCGACGCGATCACGTCCATCGGCGTCATCGCCGTGCTCAGCCCCCTCGCCGCCGTGCCCTTCGCCGGCGAGGCGACGAAGGGCTACGACGACGCCGAGATGTCCTTCCGCGACGCCGCGAAGCAGGCCACCAAGGACGCCGCCGCGATCCTGGAGGGGTGGGGACCCAGGATCACGACCCACGTCCGCAGCGGCAACGCCGCCACCGAGATCGTCCGTGCCGCGAAGGCGAAGGACGCCGGGCTCATCGTCATCGCGAGCCAGAGCAGCCGCGCCGAGGCCGTCCTGATGGGCTCGGTCGCGCACAAGGTCCTCAACAACGCGACCTGCCCCGTGCTGGTGGTCCGTCCGGGGGCCAAGACCAAGAAGCCGGCCAAGGCCGCCAAGCACAAGTGA
- a CDS encoding sulfite reductase subunit beta, which yields MSRTYTDRCPGVLRPWIADDGAIVRLRLVGGMLPARSLPALVDIAEKHADGSVLLTKRTNLQLRGIAHEDGCVSPELVDALTDAGFLPSPSHELVRNIMVSPLTGRVGGQADLRGLATDLDRRICAEPELARLAGRFLFVLDDGRGDIGARSLDLGVTAVDPAHVQLRVGTHHWGEVVAIDEAAEALVAYAMRFLDGAGTGDTALWHVDELPRGGAELLGQHHARDVRTQVTALPLPYGIIAQGGHLETEHVTVPDGRLRRDLVEAVTGHWAEEVIVTPWRSILLPDLDIE from the coding sequence GTGAGCCGCACGTACACCGACCGCTGCCCCGGCGTGCTGCGCCCGTGGATCGCCGACGACGGCGCGATCGTGCGCCTGCGGCTGGTCGGCGGGATGCTGCCGGCGAGGTCGCTGCCGGCCCTGGTGGACATCGCGGAGAAGCACGCCGACGGCTCGGTGCTGCTGACCAAGCGCACCAACCTGCAGCTGCGGGGCATCGCCCACGAGGACGGCTGCGTGTCCCCCGAGCTGGTCGACGCGCTCACGGACGCGGGCTTCCTGCCCTCTCCCAGCCACGAGCTGGTGCGCAACATCATGGTCTCGCCGCTCACCGGACGCGTCGGCGGCCAGGCCGATCTGCGGGGGCTCGCGACCGACCTCGACCGCCGCATCTGCGCCGAGCCGGAGCTGGCGCGCCTCGCCGGACGGTTCCTGTTTGTCCTGGACGACGGGCGCGGCGACATCGGCGCCCGCTCCCTCGACCTCGGCGTCACGGCGGTCGACCCCGCGCACGTCCAGCTGCGGGTCGGCACCCACCACTGGGGCGAGGTGGTCGCGATCGACGAGGCGGCAGAGGCGCTCGTGGCCTACGCGATGCGCTTCCTCGACGGGGCCGGAACCGGCGACACCGCCCTGTGGCACGTCGACGAGCTGCCCCGAGGAGGGGCCGAGCTCCTCGGCCAGCACCACGCGCGCGACGTCCGCACCCAGGTCACGGCGCTCCCGCTGCCGTACGGCATCATCGCCCAGGGCGGCCACCTGGAAACCGAGCACGTGACCGTGCCCGACGGCCGGCTGAGGCGGGACCTCGTCGAGGCCGTCACCGGCCACTGGGCCGAGGAGGTCATCGTGACGCCATGGCGCAGCATCCTGCTCCCCGACCTGGACATCGAATGA
- a CDS encoding precorrin-8X methylmutase yields MRLNRPSRHFDYVDDGAAIYVDSFATIRAESDLSHLPADAEKIAVRMVHACGQTDLTDDLVVHERLVTAARGALQAGAPILTDATMVASGVTRARLPKDNDVLCLLRDERVPGLAAAWGTTRSAAAVSLWEDRLEGAVVAFGNAPTALFHLLEMLLDGAPRPAAIIGTPVGFIGAAESKDALAGLAELRADLDIPFLTVRGRRGGSAMAASAINALAQEKE; encoded by the coding sequence ATGAGACTCAACCGCCCGTCCCGCCACTTCGACTACGTCGACGACGGGGCGGCGATCTACGTCGACTCGTTCGCGACGATCCGGGCCGAGTCCGACCTGTCCCACCTGCCGGCGGACGCGGAGAAGATCGCGGTCCGCATGGTCCACGCGTGCGGACAGACCGACCTCACCGACGACCTCGTGGTGCACGAGCGCCTCGTGACGGCCGCCCGCGGCGCACTGCAGGCCGGGGCGCCCATCCTGACCGACGCCACCATGGTCGCGTCCGGCGTGACGCGGGCCCGTCTGCCGAAGGACAACGACGTGCTCTGCCTGCTGCGGGACGAGCGCGTGCCCGGCCTCGCCGCCGCGTGGGGCACGACCCGCTCCGCGGCGGCGGTGTCGCTGTGGGAGGACCGGCTCGAGGGCGCCGTCGTGGCATTCGGCAACGCCCCCACGGCGCTGTTCCACCTCCTGGAGATGCTGCTCGACGGCGCACCGCGTCCCGCCGCGATCATCGGGACCCCGGTCGGGTTCATCGGCGCCGCCGAGTCCAAGGACGCCCTGGCCGGGCTCGCCGAGCTGCGTGCCGATCTCGACATCCCGTTCCTGACCGTCCGCGGCCGGCGCGGCGGGTCGGCGATGGCCGCGTCGGCGATCAACGCGCTGGCCCAGGAGAAGGAGTGA
- a CDS encoding precorrin-2 C(20)-methyltransferase gives MTGRLYGVGLGPGDPELITLKAARLIESADVIAYHQGVGKQSNARRIAAGLFPAGVTEEVLQYPVTTGTTDHPGGYAGAMAAFYEECAGRLAAHLEAGRTVVILAEGDPLFYGSYMYMHDRLADRFETEVVPGVPAFAAATAAVASPLVRLTDVLTILPGTLPEPELARRLADTDGAIIMKLGRTFPAVVSALRQAGRLDGALYVERASMPEERWLPVADVDPASVPYFSLIVVPGDTKPVVVASAPVTAATVAEVLVVGLGPGPDRWLTPEVSAALADVQHVIGYAPYVDRVPQREGLTRHSSGNTVEVDRARLALDLALKGERVAVVSGGDAGIFGMAAAVFEAAEDAAYADVPIRVLPGLSAVQVVAARAGAPIGGDFAVMSLSDRLKPWALIEQRLRAVADADLVLAVYNPRSRSRTTQVADMRRVLLEHRPPETVVVVGRDVGRAEESLTVTTLGDLDADSIDMKCLLIVGASATRTTARGQAWTPRSTP, from the coding sequence GTGACCGGCCGCCTGTACGGCGTCGGCCTCGGACCGGGCGACCCCGAGCTGATCACGCTGAAGGCTGCGCGACTCATCGAGTCCGCGGACGTCATCGCGTACCACCAAGGCGTCGGCAAGCAGTCGAACGCGCGGCGCATCGCGGCCGGCCTGTTCCCCGCCGGCGTGACGGAGGAGGTCCTGCAGTACCCCGTCACGACGGGCACCACCGACCACCCCGGCGGGTACGCCGGCGCGATGGCGGCGTTCTACGAGGAGTGCGCGGGCCGGCTCGCCGCCCACCTCGAGGCGGGCCGGACGGTCGTGATCCTCGCGGAGGGCGATCCGCTGTTCTACGGGTCGTACATGTACATGCACGACCGCCTCGCCGACCGGTTCGAGACCGAGGTCGTGCCCGGCGTGCCGGCCTTCGCCGCGGCCACCGCCGCGGTGGCCTCGCCCCTCGTCCGGCTCACCGACGTCCTGACGATCCTGCCCGGCACGCTGCCCGAGCCGGAGCTCGCCCGGCGCCTGGCCGACACCGACGGCGCCATCATCATGAAGCTCGGTCGCACGTTCCCCGCCGTCGTCTCGGCGCTGCGCCAGGCGGGCCGGCTGGACGGTGCGCTGTACGTCGAGCGGGCCTCGATGCCCGAGGAGCGCTGGTTGCCGGTCGCGGACGTCGACCCGGCGTCCGTGCCGTACTTCTCGCTCATCGTCGTCCCCGGCGACACCAAGCCGGTGGTGGTGGCGTCCGCTCCGGTGACGGCCGCCACGGTCGCCGAGGTCCTGGTCGTCGGGCTCGGTCCGGGTCCGGACCGCTGGCTGACGCCCGAGGTCTCCGCGGCGCTGGCCGACGTCCAGCACGTCATCGGCTACGCGCCGTACGTCGACCGGGTCCCGCAGCGCGAGGGCCTGACCCGGCACTCCTCGGGCAACACCGTCGAGGTCGACCGGGCCCGTCTGGCCCTCGACCTCGCGCTCAAGGGCGAGCGGGTCGCGGTCGTGTCGGGCGGCGACGCGGGCATCTTCGGCATGGCTGCCGCGGTGTTCGAGGCGGCGGAGGACGCGGCGTACGCCGACGTGCCGATCCGGGTGCTGCCCGGGCTGTCCGCGGTGCAGGTCGTCGCGGCCCGTGCCGGCGCGCCGATCGGCGGCGATTTCGCGGTCATGAGCCTGTCGGACCGGCTCAAGCCGTGGGCCCTGATCGAGCAGCGTCTGCGCGCGGTCGCCGACGCCGATCTCGTCCTCGCGGTCTACAACCCTCGCTCACGGTCGCGGACGACGCAGGTCGCCGACATGCGGCGCGTCCTGCTGGAGCACCGTCCCCCCGAGACGGTCGTGGTCGTCGGACGCGACGTCGGTCGCGCGGAGGAGTCGCTCACCGTCACGACGCTCGGCGACCTCGACGCCGACTCGATCGACATGAAGTGCCTGCTGATCGTCGGCGCGAGCGCAACCAGGACCACAGCGCGAGGCCAGGCCTGGACCCCCCGCTCGACCCCCTAG
- a CDS encoding NADP-dependent oxidoreductase, with product MTDTTQNTRILLASRPHGEPTADNFRLETVPMPQPGEGEVLLRTIYLSLDPYMRGRMNDAKSYAAPVEVGAVMEGGTVAEVVESRDPSLAVGDVVLSHLGWQAYGMQPARQVRKLDPQRAPVSTAVGVLGMPGFTAYAGLLEIGKPQPGETVVVAAAAGPVGSAVGQIARIKGARAVGIAGGPEKVAWLEELGFDVALDHRSPTFKDDLKAAVPDGIDVYFENVGGHVWDAVLPRLNTYARVPVCGLVAHYNETEAAPGPDRMPRLMQTILTKSLTIRGFIQTEFVKAHYKDFQHEAAGWIADGSLQYKEDVVEGLENAPEAFFGLLTGKNFGKLLVQVGDDPTL from the coding sequence ATGACTGACACCACGCAGAACACCCGGATCCTGCTCGCCTCGCGTCCCCACGGGGAGCCCACCGCGGACAACTTCCGCCTCGAGACCGTCCCGATGCCACAGCCGGGCGAGGGTGAGGTCCTGCTCCGAACCATCTACCTGTCGCTCGACCCGTACATGCGCGGGCGGATGAACGACGCCAAGTCGTACGCCGCGCCGGTCGAGGTCGGCGCGGTCATGGAGGGTGGCACGGTCGCGGAGGTCGTGGAGTCGCGCGACCCCTCGCTCGCCGTCGGTGACGTCGTGCTCTCCCACCTGGGCTGGCAGGCGTACGGCATGCAACCCGCCCGCCAGGTCCGCAAGCTCGACCCCCAGCGGGCCCCGGTCTCCACCGCGGTCGGCGTGCTCGGCATGCCCGGCTTCACGGCGTACGCGGGACTGCTCGAGATCGGCAAGCCGCAGCCCGGCGAGACCGTCGTCGTGGCGGCCGCGGCAGGACCCGTCGGCTCGGCCGTGGGCCAGATCGCCCGCATCAAGGGCGCCCGCGCCGTCGGCATCGCCGGCGGCCCCGAGAAGGTCGCCTGGCTCGAGGAGCTCGGCTTCGACGTCGCGCTGGACCACCGCTCGCCCACGTTCAAGGACGATCTCAAGGCCGCGGTGCCCGACGGCATCGACGTCTACTTCGAGAACGTCGGCGGCCACGTCTGGGACGCCGTGCTGCCGCGCCTCAACACGTACGCGCGCGTGCCCGTGTGCGGCCTGGTCGCTCACTACAACGAGACGGAGGCGGCGCCCGGACCGGACCGCATGCCGCGGCTCATGCAGACGATCCTGACCAAGAGCCTGACCATCCGGGGGTTCATCCAGACCGAGTTCGTCAAGGCGCACTACAAGGACTTCCAGCACGAGGCGGCCGGCTGGATCGCGGACGGCTCGCTGCAATACAAAGAGGACGTCGTCGAGGGGCTCGAGAACGCCCCCGAGGCCTTCTTCGGCCTGCTCACGGGCAAGAACTTCGGCAAGCTGCTCGTGCAGGTCGGCGACGACCCCACGCTCTGA
- a CDS encoding SCO6745 family protein: protein MTQSRPFWRAIEAIHDVVYFAPGAKEKYEAVGLKGYWMGYVASRSAALGTPSPRTVTALFHGFAPAVIERALPDAWSMASRDDVLTTRYDLAREALAPALEGSDTATLVRALTLLLEGLDFAGKPLAAAHADLPAPDDEVGRLSHAATVVREYRGDCHVAVLTAAGLDGCAANALAAAAGLVPPEQRTCRGWSSDKWESAIGRLGARGWVDVTGTITDTGRAARAQIEDTTDRVCAAGFDREATARAITAEGALVEVARRVEQIGALPYPNPTGVPRP, encoded by the coding sequence ATGACGCAGAGCAGGCCCTTCTGGCGGGCGATCGAGGCCATCCACGACGTCGTCTACTTCGCTCCGGGCGCGAAGGAGAAGTACGAGGCGGTCGGCCTCAAGGGCTACTGGATGGGCTACGTCGCGTCGCGTTCCGCCGCGCTCGGGACACCGTCCCCGAGGACCGTGACCGCCCTGTTCCACGGCTTCGCCCCGGCCGTCATCGAGCGGGCGCTCCCCGACGCCTGGTCGATGGCGTCACGCGACGACGTCCTGACGACCCGGTACGACCTCGCTCGCGAGGCTCTCGCCCCGGCGCTCGAGGGATCGGACACTGCGACGCTCGTCCGCGCCCTGACGCTGCTGCTCGAGGGTCTCGACTTCGCCGGCAAGCCCCTGGCCGCCGCGCATGCCGACCTCCCGGCGCCGGACGACGAGGTGGGCCGTCTGTCGCACGCGGCCACCGTCGTCCGCGAGTACCGCGGCGACTGCCACGTCGCCGTGCTCACCGCTGCCGGCCTCGACGGCTGCGCGGCCAACGCCCTCGCGGCCGCCGCCGGGCTGGTGCCGCCGGAGCAGCGGACGTGCCGCGGCTGGTCGTCGGACAAGTGGGAGTCGGCGATCGGCCGTCTCGGCGCTCGCGGCTGGGTCGACGTGACGGGGACGATCACCGACACCGGACGTGCGGCGCGGGCGCAGATCGAGGACACGACCGACCGGGTGTGCGCCGCGGGCTTCGACCGGGAGGCGACCGCCCGGGCCATCACCGCGGAGGGCGCGCTCGTCGAGGTCGCCCGGCGCGTCGAGCAGATCGGCGCGCTCCCGTACCCCAACCCGACCGGGGTGCCGCGACCCTGA
- a CDS encoding SCO6745 family protein, whose product MILRRSFWHAVETIHHVVYFAPDAKATFEQVGLKGSWMGYFASRSVALGAPGPEVVLAAFHGFAPRMVHRALPSAWAMASRDDILDARYDLARRTIAPGFEGVDVAALAAGLQAALPGLDLAGRPLAAGHVGLPVPEDDLGAAWHAASALREYRGDSHVAVLTAAGIDGVEANVLAVAAGLAMTGQQQLRGWTDEEWAAAAARLRDRGWIDAGDAITPEGVAARTQIESDTDRATSAGISAEAAQHLASVAPLAVQASKQIVAAGIDPTGH is encoded by the coding sequence GTGATCCTCCGCAGAAGCTTCTGGCACGCCGTCGAGACGATCCACCACGTCGTCTACTTCGCGCCCGACGCGAAGGCGACGTTCGAGCAGGTCGGCCTCAAGGGCTCGTGGATGGGCTACTTCGCGTCCCGGTCGGTCGCGCTGGGAGCACCGGGCCCGGAGGTGGTCCTCGCGGCGTTCCACGGATTCGCCCCGCGCATGGTGCACCGTGCGCTGCCCAGCGCCTGGGCGATGGCGTCCCGCGACGACATCCTCGACGCCCGCTACGACCTGGCCCGGCGGACGATCGCACCCGGGTTCGAGGGCGTCGACGTGGCGGCCCTCGCTGCCGGGCTCCAGGCCGCGCTGCCCGGGCTCGACCTGGCCGGGCGGCCTCTGGCGGCGGGTCACGTCGGCCTGCCCGTCCCCGAGGACGACCTCGGCGCGGCGTGGCACGCGGCGTCCGCCCTGCGGGAGTACCGCGGCGACTCGCACGTCGCGGTCCTGACGGCGGCGGGCATCGATGGCGTCGAGGCGAACGTCCTCGCGGTCGCGGCCGGGCTGGCGATGACCGGGCAGCAGCAGCTGCGGGGCTGGACCGACGAGGAGTGGGCAGCCGCGGCCGCACGGTTGCGCGACCGCGGCTGGATCGATGCCGGCGACGCGATCACCCCGGAGGGCGTCGCCGCGCGGACGCAGATCGAGTCCGACACCGACCGGGCCACCTCGGCCGGGATCAGCGCAGAGGCGGCGCAGCACCTCGCGTCGGTCGCACCCCTGGCCGTGCAGGCGTCCAAGCAGATCGTGGCCGCCGGGATCGACCCGACGGGGCACTGA
- the ligD gene encoding non-homologous end-joining DNA ligase, with the protein MASPAVEIEVGPRVVRVSNPDRVYFPDHGWTKLDLVEYYLSVGDAIVNALYERPCMLHRFPKGLAGEKVHQKKVPNGAPPWLETVSVHFPRFDRDVDEVCVTELATVIWAVQMSTVEFHPWNSRRADVEKPDEWRIDLDPGPECDFATVQRVAGVVHEVLDELGATGFPKTSGGSGLHVYVRIPPEHGFQDVRRAALAFAREVERRSPDVTTTWWRKDRDPTKLFVDYNQNARDHTIAAAYSVRGFPDGRVSTPVEWSEIDDLDPHDFTIETVPPRLERLGDLHAGIDDAGFDIRPLLGWAERDERDGVDPAAGPDE; encoded by the coding sequence ATGGCGTCCCCGGCGGTGGAGATCGAGGTGGGCCCGCGGGTCGTCCGCGTCTCCAACCCGGACCGGGTGTACTTCCCCGACCACGGCTGGACCAAGCTCGACCTGGTCGAGTACTACCTCTCGGTCGGCGACGCGATCGTCAACGCACTGTACGAGCGCCCCTGCATGCTGCACCGGTTCCCGAAGGGGCTGGCGGGCGAGAAGGTGCACCAGAAGAAGGTGCCCAACGGTGCGCCGCCGTGGCTCGAGACCGTCAGCGTCCACTTCCCCCGGTTCGACCGCGACGTCGACGAGGTGTGCGTGACCGAGCTGGCCACAGTCATCTGGGCCGTGCAGATGTCGACCGTGGAGTTCCACCCGTGGAACAGCCGCCGGGCGGACGTCGAGAAGCCCGACGAGTGGCGCATCGACCTCGATCCGGGGCCGGAGTGCGACTTCGCCACGGTGCAGCGCGTCGCGGGGGTGGTGCACGAGGTGCTCGACGAGCTGGGCGCGACCGGCTTCCCCAAGACGTCCGGCGGATCAGGCCTGCACGTGTACGTCCGCATCCCGCCCGAGCACGGCTTCCAGGACGTGCGCCGGGCGGCGCTGGCGTTCGCGCGGGAGGTCGAGCGGCGCTCCCCCGACGTCACGACGACCTGGTGGCGCAAGGACCGCGACCCCACCAAGCTGTTCGTGGACTACAACCAGAACGCGCGCGACCACACGATCGCGGCGGCGTACTCGGTGCGCGGCTTCCCCGACGGCCGGGTCTCGACGCCGGTGGAGTGGTCCGAGATCGACGACCTGGACCCGCACGACTTCACGATCGAGACCGTGCCGCCGCGGCTCGAGCGCCTCGGCGACCTGCACGCGGGCATCGACGACGCCGGGTTCGACATCCGGCCGCTGCTGGGGTGGGCCGAGCGGGACGAGCGCGACGGGGTCGATCCGGCCGCCGGCCCCGACGAGTGA
- a CDS encoding organic hydroperoxide resistance protein, producing MPSQILYTAVATSDGDGRNGHVRSNDGLIDTDVRTPKEMGGAGGATNPEQLFAAGYAACFHSALKASSKQHGVKIEDSAVTAEVGIGPNDDGGFGLAITLHVELGGVSQEDAQKAVEVAHQVCPYSNATRGNIDVKLEVEVA from the coding sequence ATGCCTTCGCAGATCCTCTACACCGCCGTCGCCACGTCCGACGGAGACGGCCGCAACGGCCACGTCCGCTCGAACGACGGCCTCATCGACACCGACGTCCGCACGCCCAAGGAGATGGGTGGGGCAGGAGGCGCGACCAACCCCGAGCAGCTGTTCGCCGCGGGCTACGCCGCGTGCTTCCACTCCGCGCTGAAGGCCTCGAGCAAGCAGCACGGCGTGAAGATCGAGGACTCGGCCGTCACCGCCGAGGTCGGGATCGGCCCGAACGACGACGGAGGATTCGGCCTGGCGATCACGCTCCACGTCGAGCTGGGCGGCGTCTCGCAGGAGGACGCGCAGAAGGCCGTCGAGGTCGCGCACCAGGTGTGCCCCTACTCGAACGCGACCCGCGGCAACATCGACGTCAAGCTGGAGGTCGAGGTCGCCTGA
- a CDS encoding TetR/AcrR family transcriptional regulator, which translates to MSVIEMKPVRERILDAATERYYAEGIRAVSADKLIEAAHVSKVTFYRYFPTKDDLVTAYLAARAAEEEDAITAQRREHPDDPGAVLRWYADMVGQVGCSPGFRGCPFINAAAELPEDDHPGRRVIAEHRAWLVSQIGELLDQLGVADSAVRAEQLMMLRDGAMVSGYVGRAPEQVADALVAGGRAIIGR; encoded by the coding sequence ATGAGCGTCATCGAGATGAAGCCGGTCCGCGAGCGCATCCTCGACGCGGCGACCGAGCGCTACTACGCCGAGGGGATCCGCGCGGTCAGCGCCGACAAGCTGATCGAGGCGGCACACGTCTCGAAGGTGACGTTCTACCGCTACTTCCCCACCAAGGACGACCTCGTCACGGCCTACCTCGCGGCGCGTGCCGCCGAGGAGGAGGACGCGATCACCGCGCAGCGCCGGGAGCACCCGGACGATCCGGGTGCCGTGCTGCGCTGGTACGCCGACATGGTCGGTCAGGTCGGCTGCTCCCCCGGGTTCCGCGGCTGCCCCTTCATCAACGCGGCCGCGGAGCTGCCCGAGGACGACCACCCCGGCCGGAGGGTCATCGCGGAGCACCGCGCCTGGCTGGTCTCGCAGATCGGTGAGCTCCTCGACCAGCTCGGCGTCGCCGACAGCGCCGTGAGGGCCGAGCAGCTCATGATGCTTCGCGACGGTGCGATGGTGTCGGGCTACGTCGGCCGGGCTCCCGAGCAGGTCGCGGACGCGCTCGTCGCCGGGGGCCGCGCGATCATCGGCCGCTGA
- a CDS encoding mismatch-specific DNA-glycosylase, with amino-acid sequence MDVLDDIWTPDIDLAICGTAVGPCAFDRGHHYAQRGNGFWRLLHESGMTPELLTPADESRLPGLGIGLVDVVRRLSPPDPFDVDPFVRTLREAGPAWIAFNGRVGADAVARTLGEPRPALGRQRWSIAGAQVFVLPSSSGANQRKDHGGRPDRLSWWAELADLVAADRAAV; translated from the coding sequence ATGGACGTGCTGGACGACATCTGGACGCCCGACATCGACCTCGCGATCTGCGGGACGGCGGTCGGCCCGTGCGCCTTCGACCGTGGCCACCACTACGCCCAGCGCGGCAACGGGTTCTGGAGGCTCCTCCACGAGAGCGGAATGACCCCCGAGCTCCTGACCCCGGCCGACGAGTCGCGCCTGCCGGGCCTCGGCATCGGCCTCGTCGACGTCGTGCGCCGGCTCTCGCCCCCCGACCCGTTCGACGTGGACCCGTTCGTGCGGACCCTGCGCGAGGCGGGCCCTGCCTGGATCGCGTTCAACGGACGGGTCGGCGCGGACGCCGTCGCACGCACGCTCGGCGAGCCCCGGCCCGCGCTCGGACGACAGCGCTGGTCGATCGCCGGGGCACAGGTGTTCGTGCTGCCGAGCAGCAGCGGCGCCAACCAGCGCAAGGACCACGGCGGGCGTCCCGACCGGCTCTCCTGGTGGGCCGAGCTCGCGGATCTCGTCGCCGCGGACCGCGCTGCCGTCTGA
- the cobM gene encoding precorrin-4 C(11)-methyltransferase has product MTVHFVGAGPGAADLLTLRAVALLNAADVCVYAGTYLDAAVLGHCPDGARLVDTQDLDLDQITAHLVDAHAAGLEVVRLCSGDPSIYSALHEQTRRLDAHGVPWDVTPGVPAYAAAAARLGAELTVPEVVQSVVLTRTQARSTAMPSGEELAAFAATGATLVLHLAITRARALADELAETYGGACPVAVVANASRPTEVVLRGTLDDIADQVEDAGLRQAAVILVGPALGEDVRGAESYLYDPERDRSAKRT; this is encoded by the coding sequence GTGACCGTCCACTTCGTCGGGGCCGGTCCGGGCGCAGCCGACCTGCTGACGCTGCGCGCGGTGGCCTTGCTCAACGCCGCGGACGTCTGTGTGTACGCCGGCACGTACCTCGACGCTGCCGTGCTCGGGCACTGCCCGGACGGCGCGCGGCTGGTCGACACCCAGGACCTCGACCTGGACCAGATCACCGCACACCTCGTCGACGCGCACGCCGCGGGCCTGGAGGTCGTCCGCCTGTGCTCCGGCGACCCCTCGATCTACTCCGCGCTGCACGAGCAGACCCGCCGCCTCGACGCGCACGGCGTCCCGTGGGACGTCACCCCCGGCGTCCCCGCGTACGCTGCCGCGGCCGCCCGGCTCGGAGCAGAGCTCACGGTGCCGGAGGTCGTGCAGTCCGTGGTCCTGACCCGCACGCAGGCGCGGTCCACCGCGATGCCGTCGGGCGAGGAGCTCGCTGCGTTCGCCGCCACCGGGGCCACCCTCGTGCTGCACCTGGCGATCACCCGGGCCCGCGCACTGGCCGACGAGCTCGCCGAGACGTACGGCGGCGCGTGCCCCGTGGCCGTCGTGGCGAACGCGAGCCGGCCGACCGAGGTGGTCCTGCGCGGGACCCTGGACGACATCGCCGACCAGGTCGAGGACGCAGGACTGCGGCAGGCGGCGGTGATCCTCGTCGGCCCGGCGCTCGGTGAGGACGTGCGCGGTGCCGAGTCGTACCTCTACGACCCCGAGCGGGACCGAAGCGCGAAACGGACCTGA